CGTTCGTGCCTACAGGGTTTCTTTCAAGTATGTTATTAAAGGAGAAGTCCGGACTCACCGAATTTAATGATCGTTTTTGTAGGTTCTGGATGCAttgcaaaagataaaaggagaGGAGGATTCAAGTTTGAGTTACAGGAGGTCATGTAGAGAAGGTATATGCGGATCATGCGCAATGAACATAGATGGTGTTAACACAGTAGCATGCCTCAAGCCTATTGATACCGATACTAGCAAACCAACTACCATCACTCCTCTTCCTCACATGTTTGTCATCAAAGATTTGGTGGTCGATCTCACTTATTTCTACCAGCAGTACAAGTAATTCCACTCCTTTTCTCATTTCATCAGAGTTAGTATTTAAtatttagaaatataaatatcaaCGGGACCTGGTTTTGTTAAGTTGATGGAACAACCATATAATTTAACCTTTCATTGACAATGTGAGCGAATTCATGATCTATAGTCAATGAGTTCGGAATGAatttgattttattaattgtgtatacgttttaaatgttgttttaaATATTACTAGTAAATAATTATATGTTTGAGTCAGAGCAATCTGTTCAGTTGAAAACTCATAGAACCTGTCAAAAATCTAGTAAATAATTATATGTTGGAGCAATTCATGGTTAATTTGTAAATCTGCAGTATACGGAATCTTATTAGCTTTTGAGGATGCAGGTCTATAGAGCCATGGTTAAAGACACGAAAGCCCCCGCCAGGTGGGAGAGAATACAGGCAAACACCCGAGGATAGGAAAAAACTTGATGGCTTATACGAATGCATATTGTGTGCTTGCTGCAGCGCTTCTTGCCCTTCTTACTGGTGGAATCCTGAAGAGTTTCTTGGACCTGCTTCTTTGCTTCATGCCTATCGATGGATCTCGGACAGGTCAATTCTTCGGAACACCAGTTACATATATATACACCAAAAATGCTTATTAATTTTGTTCTTGCTTGTTAACCGATGTTTCTATTTTTCTGCAGTCGAGATGATTTTGCAAATGAGAGATTGCAGGCATTAACAGAGGATCGAGAGCGTTTATACAGGTGCAGGACTATAAAAAACTGCACGGCATGTTGCCCCAAGAGCCTTAGTCCTGCTAATGCCATAAACAAGATGAAGATTAGGCATTTATCTGATAAGCCAGTGGAGCATCTTGAAGCTGAGCCTGAGCCTCGTTTCGGACAAGCTTGATAAGTTGGTTAAGTGGGAATTATAGGTAATAGAAGTCCTTGATACACTAGAACTATAAGCTATTTAGTGTGCGTTGCAATTTATAATGTTGTATTAATTACTTTTTAAGTAGGA
The sequence above is drawn from the Nicotiana tabacum cultivar K326 chromosome 13, ASM71507v2, whole genome shotgun sequence genome and encodes:
- the LOC107782822 gene encoding succinate dehydrogenase [ubiquinone] iron-sulfur subunit 3, mitochondrial-like translates to MSRNIVKEGVKKLGRLIKKDKFPILEGHPIAQQHGQEAVKSVGNLKNAMKLADKAKKKEFRIYRWSPDYPNQKPFLQSFFVDLPSCGPMVLDALQKIKGEEDSSLSYRRSCREGICGSCAMNIDGVNTVACLKPIDTDTSKPTTITPLPHMFVIKDLVVDLTYFYQQYKSIEPWLKTRKPPPGGREYRQTPEDRKKLDGLYECILCACCSASCPSYWWNPEEFLGPASLLHAYRWISDSRDDFANERLQALTEDRERLYRCRTIKNCTACCPKSLSPANAINKMKIRHLSDKPVEHLEAEPEPRFGQA